One window from the genome of Fulvivirga lutea encodes:
- a CDS encoding response regulator: protein MKTVAVIDDNLILQLHLKKMFEVQGNISKVYSFSSVEEALDKLKSKDANSEMPDVILLDINFPGLDGWDFLREFDIIKDQFEKSPAIYLISSSILESDKQKSINNELIKGFFTKPLSHEQLLSIKQLNA, encoded by the coding sequence ATGAAGACAGTAGCCGTAATTGATGATAACTTAATTCTTCAACTTCATCTAAAGAAGATGTTTGAAGTGCAAGGTAATATTAGTAAAGTGTATTCCTTCTCTTCTGTGGAAGAGGCATTAGATAAACTTAAATCTAAAGATGCAAACAGTGAGATGCCGGACGTCATATTACTGGACATTAACTTCCCCGGATTAGACGGTTGGGATTTTCTAAGAGAATTTGACATAATCAAAGATCAATTTGAGAAATCGCCTGCTATTTATCTCATCTCATCGTCCATATTAGAATCTGATAAACAAAAGTCAATAAATAACGAGTTAATCAAAGGTTTCTTTACCAAACCCCTATCGCATGAACAGTTGCTATCAATAAAGCAACTAAATGCTTAA
- a CDS encoding sensor histidine kinase, with product MSEITNFLSTLFDTSKWPARWHCGEWTSFHGWLYIISDIAIWAAYSVIPILIVYFITKRQELPFKNVLWLFVLFILTCGATHLADAVIFYVPFYQFSALLLFICAVISWFTVFAMFRVLPMALSLRAPSEYEKILDDRTSELNKITNKLKKQNSQLLSFAHITSHDLRSHVSSIHSLLALHSATSQVKEQKEYLEMLKNEADNLMVSITEMNDVIRINEGEDLKWELVSFDEMLIEAKKNLTGLLSEEVEIQSNFDDLTSIIYPRVYLKSILFNLLSNAIKFRNPDAQCLIKLRTIEVAGQNILTVTDNGLGIDMNKYGDKIFNKNKVFHGEKSNRGVGLYMIKNQIESLGGSISVSSEVGQGTKFTIIFNQNGNGI from the coding sequence ATGTCTGAAATAACAAATTTTTTAAGTACTCTTTTTGATACTTCAAAATGGCCTGCACGGTGGCACTGTGGCGAATGGACTAGCTTTCATGGTTGGCTTTATATTATTTCAGATATAGCAATCTGGGCTGCCTATTCAGTAATTCCAATACTCATCGTTTATTTCATTACTAAAAGACAGGAACTGCCATTTAAGAATGTACTTTGGCTATTTGTATTGTTTATATTAACCTGTGGCGCTACCCACCTGGCTGATGCAGTAATCTTCTATGTTCCTTTTTATCAATTTAGCGCACTTCTTCTATTTATATGTGCAGTAATTTCATGGTTCACAGTTTTCGCCATGTTCCGTGTATTGCCAATGGCCTTATCACTCCGTGCTCCATCAGAATATGAGAAAATTTTAGATGATCGTACTTCAGAGCTTAATAAAATTACCAACAAGCTTAAAAAGCAAAACTCTCAGTTACTCAGCTTTGCGCATATCACTTCTCACGATTTGAGATCTCATGTGAGCAGTATTCATTCACTTTTAGCTCTGCATTCTGCAACTTCTCAAGTAAAGGAGCAAAAAGAATATTTAGAAATGCTGAAGAATGAAGCGGATAATCTTATGGTTTCCATCACTGAGATGAACGATGTAATTCGAATTAATGAAGGGGAAGACCTTAAATGGGAGTTAGTTTCTTTTGATGAAATGTTGATTGAGGCAAAGAAAAATTTAACAGGATTACTCTCTGAAGAAGTTGAAATACAATCAAATTTTGATGATTTAACTTCAATTATTTATCCTAGAGTGTATCTAAAAAGTATCTTATTTAATCTTTTAAGTAATGCTATAAAATTTAGAAATCCCGATGCACAATGTCTTATTAAACTTAGAACCATAGAGGTAGCGGGCCAAAATATTCTTACCGTCACTGATAATGGGTTAGGTATTGATATGAACAAATACGGTGATAAGATTTTTAATAAGAATAAAGTGTTTCATGGTGAAAAGAGTAATCGGGGAGTGGGCCTCTATATGATAAAAAATCAAATTGAATCACTGGGAGGATCAATTAGTGTATCAAGTGAGGTGGGCCAGGGTACGAAGTTTACCATTATTTTTAATCAAAACGGAAATGGAATATGA
- a CDS encoding CheR family methyltransferase, with protein MALTKEEIDSFTSVLFQRYGLDFTCYEPQSLNRRLNRVLHVLKIDTLHDLWSAMLKDKNLIFKFMDEISVGLTSMFRDPMMWSGLRTVLYNEFKGRSKIDIWNAGCSTGEEVFTLAIVLKEMNLLEQANILATDMNQTALQVAKSGIYHKVKMVEYESKFKEYNRFGNFSKYYLPHESMHVQMNHELNSAVTYKYHNLITDPVNGSYDFIFCRNVMIYFDAPAKAKLMEKFLSVLKPGGYFIQGFFDSILSEDEKSNFNSDLVKLRIFRKVKGQALQQDSFRRTA; from the coding sequence ATGGCGCTAACGAAAGAAGAGATTGATTCATTTACTTCTGTTTTATTTCAAAGATATGGGCTGGATTTTACATGCTACGAGCCTCAGTCTTTAAATAGGAGATTAAACAGGGTGCTGCATGTCTTGAAAATTGATACACTTCACGACTTATGGTCAGCCATGCTGAAAGATAAAAACCTCATTTTTAAATTCATGGATGAAATAAGCGTTGGGCTTACTTCCATGTTTAGAGACCCGATGATGTGGAGTGGTTTGAGAACAGTTTTATATAATGAATTCAAGGGTAGATCTAAAATTGACATATGGAATGCCGGTTGCTCAACGGGTGAAGAGGTATTTACTCTTGCAATAGTTTTGAAGGAAATGAACCTGCTAGAACAGGCTAATATTTTGGCCACGGATATGAACCAAACAGCGCTACAGGTAGCTAAATCTGGTATATATCATAAGGTAAAAATGGTTGAGTACGAGAGTAAGTTTAAGGAGTATAATCGCTTCGGTAACTTTTCTAAATACTATTTACCGCATGAATCAATGCACGTACAAATGAATCATGAATTAAATAGTGCTGTAACTTATAAATATCATAATCTAATTACCGACCCCGTTAATGGCAGCTACGACTTCATTTTTTGCAGGAACGTGATGATTTACTTTGATGCTCCTGCAAAAGCAAAACTGATGGAAAAATTTTTAAGTGTTTTAAAGCCCGGAGGTTATTTTATACAAGGCTTTTTTGATTCTATTCTATCAGAAGATGAAAAAAGTAATTTCAATTCCGATCTTGTGAAGCTCAGAATATTTAGAAAAGTAAAAGGACAAGCTCTTCAGCAAGATTCTTTCAGAAGAACAGCCTAA
- a CDS encoding PAS domain S-box protein: protein MKSTNNYNGDTLRRVTKLFLIIAIGASCYWLNNIFITSSILVAALAVEWYTQKKLTNKVKDIIGDGEGHSFSDIEKLISGYKSGMNEAASLISALGQEGERKFESLKEDDQLAVSIKAVDQKLKDYTEEERKRNWGVEGLAKFGEILRSHDIEISELSKIVISNLVQYLNANQGGLFLLKRAEGDEYLELMSCYAYGKTRIREKRIEIGQGLIGQCVLEKDTIYLLDVPQDYVQITSGLGEATAANVIIVPLKINEVVYGVVEIATFDPLKKYQVAFVEQLAENIASVFASLSNNEKTKELLEEANTLTSELQSREEEMRQNMEELTATQEEMSRNQAELNGVFGAINKTIASVTFELDGSIIDANDIFTSITGYTKEKLLNLNYLKIIPDEDRDKPQTKLMWTNLREGKFFNGEFKLKDIEGKELWLTGTFNPINNIDGEPYKIMMFAQFNTAEKEKQKDLTGTVMALKNTTPIMELNADGTFKNANELFFDQFGYKRLELRKKPFLEFIKDKTFEEEIPDIIHRLEDHQFIENDLVFIDSSGNLKSYRTTFTPIFNLEDKLSKIVVVLIDREVVMKL from the coding sequence ATGAAATCGACCAACAACTATAATGGAGATACACTAAGGAGAGTAACAAAGTTATTCTTAATCATAGCTATTGGGGCATCCTGCTACTGGCTTAATAATATTTTTATCACCTCGTCCATCTTAGTTGCAGCCCTGGCGGTTGAATGGTATACACAAAAGAAGCTTACTAATAAAGTGAAGGACATTATTGGCGATGGAGAAGGACACAGTTTTTCTGACATCGAGAAGCTTATTTCTGGATATAAAAGTGGCATGAACGAGGCGGCATCGCTAATAAGTGCATTAGGTCAGGAAGGGGAGCGTAAGTTCGAAAGTTTAAAAGAAGATGATCAATTGGCCGTCTCTATCAAAGCTGTAGATCAAAAACTCAAAGACTATACCGAAGAAGAGAGAAAGCGTAATTGGGGAGTAGAAGGGCTGGCAAAATTTGGCGAAATATTGAGAAGTCATGACATAGAAATTTCAGAGCTCTCCAAAATCGTTATCAGCAATCTCGTCCAATATTTAAATGCAAATCAGGGAGGCTTATTTCTATTAAAAAGAGCGGAGGGAGATGAGTATTTAGAATTAATGTCGTGCTATGCTTATGGCAAAACGAGGATAAGAGAAAAAAGGATAGAAATAGGGCAGGGGTTAATAGGTCAATGTGTATTAGAAAAAGACACTATTTACTTGCTCGATGTACCACAAGATTATGTGCAAATAACTTCAGGGTTGGGCGAGGCAACAGCGGCCAATGTAATTATCGTACCTCTTAAAATTAATGAAGTGGTATATGGCGTAGTAGAAATTGCTACGTTCGATCCACTTAAAAAATATCAGGTGGCATTTGTAGAGCAATTGGCTGAAAATATAGCCTCTGTATTTGCTTCTCTCTCAAATAACGAGAAAACCAAGGAGCTTTTAGAAGAAGCTAACACACTTACTTCAGAGCTGCAATCTCGTGAAGAGGAAATGCGCCAGAATATGGAGGAACTAACTGCTACTCAAGAAGAGATGAGCAGAAACCAGGCGGAATTAAATGGCGTGTTCGGTGCAATTAATAAAACAATTGCTTCTGTTACTTTCGAATTAGATGGCTCTATCATTGATGCCAATGATATTTTTACTAGCATTACCGGCTACACTAAAGAAAAATTGCTGAACCTCAATTATCTAAAAATCATTCCTGATGAGGATAGGGATAAACCACAGACTAAGCTCATGTGGACGAATCTTAGGGAAGGAAAGTTTTTCAATGGTGAGTTTAAATTAAAGGATATTGAAGGTAAGGAGCTGTGGCTTACTGGTACTTTCAACCCTATTAACAACATAGACGGTGAGCCCTATAAAATTATGATGTTTGCCCAGTTTAATACGGCAGAAAAAGAAAAACAAAAAGATTTAACAGGTACAGTAATGGCCTTAAAGAATACAACTCCAATTATGGAGCTAAATGCAGATGGTACCTTTAAAAATGCCAATGAGTTGTTTTTTGATCAGTTTGGTTATAAACGGCTAGAGTTACGCAAAAAGCCCTTTTTAGAGTTTATTAAAGACAAAACCTTCGAGGAGGAAATTCCTGACATTATACACAGGCTGGAAGATCATCAATTCATTGAAAATGACTTGGTGTTTATAGATTCATCAGGTAATCTCAAAAGCTACAGAACCACTTTCACTCCTATTTTTAATCTTGAAGATAAGCTTAGCAAAATTGTGGTGGTATTAATTGATAGAGAAGTTGTAATGAAGTTGTAA
- a CDS encoding chemotaxis protein CheA yields MSSKEEEYKEIFMAEAQENFEEINKILTDLEKNLDDKNLVNSLFRITHTLKGNAAGMGFNDISSLAHVIEDLFGEVREGKLKLNKDMFTSLFKAVDTLGALIESLKDGNKVSFRGIKTKLEVLISRSKEGDEGTPGKIEEKKSDKTEQPPVAKKKTAPKKRVAHKEQATPTGNKNQQVKKAEEPSQESDIKLTEAQLASINELINENDDGEVSDEKSEIEVEDTGTKITFSDLVQVPVRKLDNLLNLVGELIIERDRIIAAYEGNSNEYSRLNRISSDLQYSVMDVRLVQVGFLFNKFHRVVRDAAAVENKSVNLDLKGVTTEIDRNILQIISDSLIHLIRNSVSHGIESPAERKKVGKPEEGTVTLSARNDSDGVIIEIIDDGKGIDVERVKQKAIDKGLVTKEMLPLMNRTELLMLIFEAGFSTCDQVSSLSGRGVGMDVVKKAIDSIGGNINLNTEAGKGTTISLKLPSSMAVKGTLLFESDHQQYAIPLSYTEAVVSFYKSELHKVSNGLIATHLGKTISIVFLQDLFNIKPGQNINAQKLLQSSYDNIHPEQQLDTVIVSYNGRTVGLVVDKLLQQKEIVEKPLMKPLDQIKLLSGVTILGNGHVCPVINIAAITTMIFNINLSNQKA; encoded by the coding sequence ATGAGCTCGAAAGAAGAAGAATATAAAGAAATTTTCATGGCAGAAGCCCAGGAGAATTTCGAAGAGATAAACAAGATTTTAACAGACCTTGAAAAAAATCTGGACGATAAAAACCTTGTCAATTCTTTATTTAGAATTACCCACACCTTAAAAGGTAACGCGGCAGGCATGGGCTTTAATGACATTTCGTCTTTAGCTCATGTAATAGAAGATCTTTTTGGTGAAGTACGAGAAGGTAAGCTGAAGCTGAATAAAGATATGTTTACCTCGCTTTTTAAAGCAGTAGACACATTAGGTGCACTTATTGAATCTTTAAAAGACGGCAATAAAGTAAGCTTCAGAGGTATTAAAACGAAGCTAGAAGTGCTTATCAGCAGGTCCAAAGAGGGTGACGAAGGCACTCCTGGCAAAATTGAGGAAAAGAAATCTGATAAAACTGAGCAGCCACCAGTTGCAAAGAAAAAAACTGCGCCTAAGAAAAGAGTAGCACATAAAGAGCAGGCCACGCCTACTGGTAATAAAAATCAGCAAGTAAAAAAGGCGGAAGAACCCTCGCAGGAAAGCGATATTAAACTAACTGAAGCGCAGCTGGCTAGCATCAATGAGTTAATCAATGAAAATGACGATGGTGAGGTTAGCGATGAGAAGTCTGAAATAGAAGTTGAAGACACAGGTACTAAAATTACCTTTTCCGACCTGGTTCAGGTGCCTGTTCGAAAGTTGGATAACCTTCTCAATCTGGTTGGCGAATTAATCATTGAAAGGGATAGAATCATAGCTGCCTATGAAGGGAATAGCAATGAGTATTCAAGATTAAACAGAATTTCTTCTGACCTGCAATACTCAGTGATGGATGTAAGGTTGGTACAGGTGGGATTCCTTTTCAATAAATTTCATAGAGTAGTACGCGATGCGGCAGCTGTAGAAAATAAATCAGTAAATCTGGATCTAAAAGGGGTTACAACAGAAATTGATCGAAACATACTTCAGATTATTAGCGATTCACTCATTCACCTCATAAGAAATTCAGTAAGTCATGGCATTGAGTCTCCGGCAGAACGAAAGAAAGTGGGCAAGCCAGAAGAAGGCACAGTCACCCTATCTGCCAGAAATGATAGTGATGGTGTAATTATTGAAATTATAGACGATGGCAAAGGCATAGATGTAGAAAGAGTTAAACAAAAGGCCATTGACAAGGGTTTGGTTACCAAGGAGATGCTACCGCTAATGAATCGAACTGAGTTGCTTATGCTCATTTTCGAAGCGGGCTTTTCTACATGCGATCAAGTCTCTTCACTTTCAGGGCGAGGTGTGGGAATGGATGTTGTAAAGAAGGCAATCGACTCTATTGGTGGTAACATAAACCTTAATACAGAAGCAGGAAAAGGAACAACCATTAGTCTGAAGCTTCCTTCATCAATGGCAGTAAAAGGCACACTGCTTTTCGAGAGTGACCATCAACAATATGCCATTCCTCTTTCATATACAGAAGCAGTAGTATCGTTTTACAAAAGTGAATTACATAAAGTAAGCAATGGATTAATTGCTACACATTTAGGCAAGACAATCTCTATTGTTTTCCTTCAGGACCTGTTCAATATAAAGCCCGGGCAAAATATTAATGCCCAAAAATTACTGCAAAGCTCCTATGACAACATTCACCCTGAACAGCAGCTGGATACAGTAATAGTTAGCTACAATGGCCGCACTGTAGGGCTGGTTGTTGATAAGCTTCTCCAACAAAAGGAGATAGTAGAAAAACCACTCATGAAACCTCTCGATCAGATAAAGTTACTAAGTGGTGTAACAATACTTGGTAATGGGCATGTATGTCCGGTGATAAACATTGCAGCAATTACCACCATGATTTTCAATATAAACCTGTCAAATCAAAAAGCTTAG
- the cheB gene encoding chemotaxis-specific protein-glutamate methyltransferase CheB, whose amino-acid sequence MIKTLVVEDSGLMRILITDILKSDKSISEVQTANNGFEAMQKVRSYQPDVIVTDMVMPEYDGLYLVKEVMKDSPKPIIVLSSLDRTNAQIFDALKYGAFEFVDKPKNGEGFKTNGYYPLVDLVKEAAKINVQSLITKSIRRNNLAHTFQEKLNYDIVVIGSSTGGPGAIECLLEGFPANFPVPIVIAQHMPERFIESFAVRINGYTPLNVSIPRKGQPLEPGHIYIAPGTKNIMINRSPISNTPLFSFTSRHYKEFNNPSVDCLFESVSETYKERALCVVLTGMGKDGTQGLSKIKANKGYAIVQDEKSSVVFGMPKAALDAGLVDNVVPIKEMAGFITSCLC is encoded by the coding sequence ATGATAAAGACACTGGTAGTTGAAGATTCAGGCCTAATGAGAATTTTGATTACAGACATTCTGAAATCGGATAAATCTATTTCTGAAGTGCAAACTGCCAACAATGGTTTTGAGGCGATGCAAAAAGTCAGGTCCTATCAGCCGGATGTAATTGTTACCGATATGGTTATGCCCGAGTATGATGGCTTGTACCTGGTAAAGGAGGTAATGAAAGACTCTCCTAAGCCAATCATAGTATTAAGTTCTTTGGACCGCACTAATGCCCAGATTTTTGATGCCCTTAAATACGGTGCATTTGAATTTGTTGATAAACCTAAAAATGGTGAGGGCTTTAAAACAAATGGTTACTACCCATTGGTTGATTTAGTAAAAGAGGCCGCTAAAATCAATGTGCAATCACTCATTACAAAATCGATTAGAAGAAACAATCTAGCGCATACATTTCAGGAAAAACTGAATTATGACATTGTAGTCATAGGTTCATCAACTGGAGGGCCAGGAGCAATTGAGTGCTTACTAGAGGGGTTTCCTGCTAATTTTCCTGTACCAATAGTAATTGCGCAGCACATGCCGGAGCGGTTTATAGAGTCTTTTGCAGTAAGGATTAATGGCTACACTCCATTGAATGTATCTATTCCAAGAAAAGGTCAACCGCTTGAGCCGGGTCATATTTACATAGCCCCAGGCACCAAGAATATAATGATAAATAGGAGTCCAATAAGCAATACGCCATTGTTTAGCTTCACCTCAAGACATTATAAAGAATTCAATAACCCCTCGGTAGACTGTCTATTTGAGTCGGTAAGTGAAACGTATAAAGAAAGGGCCCTTTGTGTGGTGCTCACAGGCATGGGTAAAGATGGCACACAAGGTTTAAGCAAGATAAAAGCAAACAAGGGCTATGCAATTGTACAAGATGAAAAAAGCTCTGTGGTATTTGGTATGCCAAAAGCCGCACTCGATGCGGGTCTTGTAGATAATGTGGTTCCAATTAAAGAAATGGCAGGTTTTATAACAAGTTGTTTGTGCTAA
- a CDS encoding response regulator, translated as MTKNVLIVDDSLYMRTVIKDALEANGFTVIGQASNGEEAIDLAFELQPDFITLDNILPDMIGTDILKVYKEEGLTSKVIMISAVGQESVVNEGISLGAIDYLVKPFTNDQLIGAMAKAS; from the coding sequence ATGACAAAAAATGTATTAATCGTAGATGACTCATTGTACATGCGTACAGTGATTAAAGATGCTCTGGAGGCCAATGGCTTCACAGTAATTGGTCAGGCATCCAATGGAGAGGAGGCTATAGATTTGGCTTTCGAACTTCAGCCTGACTTTATCACACTGGATAATATCTTACCTGATATGATAGGCACGGATATTTTAAAGGTATACAAAGAAGAAGGTCTTACTTCTAAAGTAATCATGATCAGTGCTGTGGGGCAGGAATCCGTTGTAAACGAAGGAATAAGCTTAGGAGCCATTGATTATTTGGTAAAACCATTTACTAACGACCAGCTCATTGGAGCAATGGCTAAAGCCTCCTGA
- a CDS encoding chemotaxis protein CheW yields MSTEKKSLKEKVQKAKEQKAEELDDLSNIQLIVFKQGEEEYALNIDQIKEVVITPNITKMPQSPSYIKGVANIRGNIIAIVDLEEKFGIKSERDTLNEGGKNFTLVIESEDVKIGILVKEVPNTLAVSKGDIDEAVNVIHNSNMDQNYITGIVKIDGRLVILIDVFRVVSESDISSSNKIAV; encoded by the coding sequence ATGTCAACGGAAAAGAAGTCTTTAAAAGAGAAAGTACAGAAAGCCAAAGAACAAAAAGCTGAAGAATTGGATGACCTAAGTAACATTCAGCTGATTGTTTTCAAGCAAGGTGAAGAAGAGTATGCACTTAATATCGATCAGATCAAAGAAGTAGTAATAACACCTAATATTACCAAAATGCCACAGAGCCCTTCATACATAAAAGGCGTGGCCAATATTAGAGGTAACATTATTGCCATCGTTGATTTGGAAGAAAAATTCGGTATCAAATCTGAAAGAGATACTCTCAACGAAGGTGGCAAAAATTTCACGCTAGTAATTGAAAGTGAAGATGTAAAGATTGGGATCCTCGTAAAAGAGGTTCCCAATACCCTGGCAGTATCAAAAGGAGATATTGATGAGGCCGTCAACGTTATTCACAACTCCAATATGGATCAAAATTACATCACCGGAATCGTAAAAATTGATGGCCGGTTGGTCATTCTCATAGACGTTTTCAGGGTGGTGAGTGAATCAGATATTAGTTCGTCAAACAAAATAGCAGTTTAA